In Nicotiana tabacum cultivar K326 chromosome 10, ASM71507v2, whole genome shotgun sequence, the DNA window AAGAAACATAGAAATTTGCAGTATATTCATGCTAAGCTTCTCTGAAAAAATTGAGGTAATTAAAGGTGAAATTAGGATAGTTAATGGAGCAACGATTAAGATTTTGCCTCGTAGTTACAGTGTAAATGTATGTCATATCCCTACTACGTACTATATGTTAGAGGGTTTACTttatttagttttgaaatattCTTTTATAGTTTTTAATATGTCGTTCATTTCAATCTACTCAAACTTTTGTCAGAAAAGGGAAGAAAACCAAGATAAGTGAGTTAAGTATTTCTATTTATGAATATGAATTTATGGCCTTCtctctcttttccttcttttcggGTAGAAGTAGAGAAATTGACTTCTTTTTTACTTGAACTACGGAAAATGCTCATTTAAATATTTTTCCTACTTCCTTCCTGTTCCTGATGAAGAATAATGTACTAATTCCGTGCCGTAGGGTAGGAGGATTTACATTTCTTAATCAAATCAAGAAAATTAAACTAATACTCTATCCTTAATTTTGATGCTTTTTCGCTAATAAAATGTAAATTTGATCAATACTTGGAATTAACTGGgctaaattgtttttttttagaaattaacATTGAGATATTAAGAAACTTTAAAAATGTCGTCAATTGCAATTTTCTTTATAGAAATAGTGAAAGTAAAATCTAAATGTGGCTAATATTAACATAAAGAGATATAATATTAACTTGGTCCTTTTCATTATTGACCTTTGTAcatccaactcaatacctttagTCGCCATCTAGCTAACTAAGTTACTTATTTGTTTTTAACCTTTTGCCATTTGGATAATATCTTCTGCAGTAAACTAGCCTTTGTCAATTTCGTCTAGTTTCTTCTTTCCATATTTCATTTTGTCATTAAAATCATCATGTTAGCATTTCCGTCAAATGTTCGAACTTTTAGTCCAATTAGTCAATTTGATCGGGAGAAGTGATTAGACTAGACATGTAAAGAAGAGGAATATGAAtgtcgagaaagtaagagaggtTGGCAGTAACAACTCTAGGAGAGATAGAGGTAGAGGTAAACCGAGGAAGAATTGGGGAGAGCTGATTAGATGATACATGATATATCTTCAGTTTACCGAGTACGTGAACCTAGATAGGAGAGCATGGAAGTTAAAAATTAGGATACAAAGTTAGTAGGTAATCGAacgatttctttcttttttgtgtaAGAGACTATTCTAATTTAGAGCACTTTATCTGCTCCTTCTTCTCcgtattattattattcaattGTATCACTACTGTTATTCTGTcgttacttttctttcttttgtattttgaTCTTAGTTTTTTTTACTTGTGTATTTTAAATCGATTTGCTATCAGAAATAATTTTTCTATCTCACACAAAATAAACGTAAGATTTGTGTATATCCCACTCTTTCCATACCCCACTTGGCTTAAACAACACTAAGTATGTTGTCGTAGTCAATTTGATTACGAAATCACCAACCCCGACTAGAATCCATTGTAATATCTCTATCTACATTATTCTCGTATACTTTTTCTCTACTCTtcttgaaagagaaaaaaaacgtGGCAACTTGCATCTCGTGAATAGAAGAATGGTGAGGTCCTAGTCAAACTTTTATCTTTAGTAATTATAGTCTTTATTTTTTAGTGTACATATCAGGAGTAGATTGGACATGAGAGAGACAAATGAAAAGATTAAGTGAGAATTGAATCATATTATTGGATAATATTTTTATCGATTTCTCCCTGTTGATAACTACACCAACTCTCAACTCACTCGTTCTCTAAAGATTTTATTTCTAATATCTAATATCTAATATATATAAGTGAGGATgagcaggggcatttttgtcatttcaGGTGCTGTTGTAGAAAGCACTGCTTCTCAATTCTATCTCCAACCGCTTCTTAATTCATTTCTTTGCTCTGCTTCTGTTTAGTACCAAGtgctttgttcttcttcttcttctccttctccagGTTTTCCCGTAGTTGTTTGATAAAATTACTCTTTCAGCTACACTTAAATTTGTCCTACTGCCCTTACAACAACGAAGTGGCTACTTGAGATTGTATCTAATTGTGTGCTTCATTTTATTTTGCTTTCTGTTTTACTTTTTCGTGACCATTTACCTTGGTTTCCTTGTTCGATTTATGAGTTTCTTCTTTAACTGAGGTGAGTAATCTGTCATCACTATTTTCTGCCCAATTATTTGGTCCTTTTTCACTTTGATTTGGATTCTCTTACTGTCCTTCATACTTGTAATATTTCGCAAGCTTCTGCAGTTCGTTTCCACTTTGATTTGTATTTTCGAATATTGACAGCAAAGGATGGTACTTCAAAACTTTGGACCGTATTAATGCTTAACAATTTAGGGAGAAGAAAGTCTAAATAGCTATGGGGCTAAATTTTTTTTTGACGTTTCAGCAGTCTGTATCAGCTAATTTCAGAGTAGTTCAATGTTTCGAGACTCGGCTGCCTATATTGGAGGCTTAGCAAGTGAATTCCTAATTTTACACCTCGGGAGTAACTGGTTTGATAAATCTTCTCCTATCAATCTACCACATTCGAAAGTTCGCCATCTCAAAAATTCTCTTCTCTCAGGTACGCTTCCTCTGTTCACTCTACTTGTTCTCTCCACTTGATTATTTTCTAGTCGATTGTTTTTTCTGGGATGGTCATTAGGAATCATCATTGTTATCACTTCATTCATATGCATTTAAGCATGATTTACTTTCAGCTTATTCTTTCTTCGATTTTCTCTGAACTACATGCTTTCAGGATCTTTCAGTTTTCCCGGGTGAGTTTCGTGTTGTTCTCAAGCGCCACAAACTTTTACTATTTCAAACATGTTCATATTTAATTTGTCATTGATGCTACTAGCATTTATTATCCATGCTGTCAAAATATATGCCAAGCTGATTTTTGGTTTCTGTTTCTATTTTGTCAGGTCATTATGAAAATTCTTTAATCAACATAGGGATAGGTACTGATACTTTTACTTCTGTAGGATTTTGTTCTACTCATAGGTGCTAGGCAGGTCAGCGTTAACTTTCTTTTAGGTACTTTCACTGCAAAGCCAACATGAGTATATTTTTATGCGGCCTGCACTTACAATTTGTCTTATGTTGTCAATTGTTACAACTTGACTCACGCATCTGTGAGTCAAGTTTCAAGTTAACGACAAGGTGCAAGAGTTCTAAATAGTAGAATTAAAATATCAAACTGCAGAAATTAGACATCAAAACATAGAATTTTAAAAACAGGCATAACTCTTGTTGAGTATGTTGACGTTCCACAAAAATTGTGCGATAAAAGATCTTGTTGTTTACCAAAATAGGAAAAATCTGCACATGTTGTCAGTTACCTACTCTGGCCAAAGGGTGATTCACTTTCTCATGGAgtgttttttttttaactttgaaaaggaGCTTCCTGTAGTTTCATAGATTTCCGATATTTGTTGAATTGGATAACTGCTGAATTTTCATTTATAACATTCCAGACTGAAGTTCTATGCAAACGTCGAAATTTAAACAGGGCAATGATGATATCTTATGGATTAGGTTAATCAGAACTGCAAGGTATTTTTAGACCGAATGTCTTACTTTAGTTGCTTTGTTTTTTCCCTTTTCGTTTCCAGAAGAAGACGAGTCGCTTGTTCTTGATTCAGATTTTCTTGTGCCAATGAAAGGTAACTTTCACCTTCTTCTACATTGATATGTTGCGGTAGTTCTGTTGGACTTTGGTTATATTTGAATCTGCTTTGTCTTGCTACTAGCATGTTTCTGAATATTTATTTGTGCCTTTTCTTCTCAAAGTTGGTAGCCTACATAATTTTTGTATTGACTGGCATTTTATCTTAGTCAAATAGGTATCACTTCTTACATTTATGAATCATTTGATATACTAGGTTCTTTGTGTGTATTAGGCATATTAAAGATTGGAATAATTATCTAAAATGGAATTATCGACGTTTGAAGTTAGTTTTCAGTATTGTTACTTTTTTCCCTTCCAAGTTCATTTGTATTAGTTCAGATTTCTTTCCTTTATATGAAATTTTATCGGAGGAAATAATAACATTCATACAACAGTTTAGTCCTCTTGTAGGGAAAACATGAAAGGCCATAAATATTTTacataaagaaaaaattgaaatgaaGGACATTGGAGAGCTCTTTTTGTTTCTCTCTCTTTAATTTCCTCTCAATGTTCTGTTCACATAATTTGTCTTCTCTAAAACTAGAATATATAGAGTAGTACTATGTTTATATCTTAAGACAAAAGAATGTAAATTAAATAGTTGAATGAGTAAAATATGTTTCCCTTAATTATGTTGGTACATATATGCTGTAATTGTAAATAATTCATGGATACActtcctcatttttcctttcCAGCTTTCATTCTCATATTGGGATATGCAGTATCTTCTCTGTAGATATTTTACTCCTCTTATCATTCAATCAAATTCACACATTTCAACGCTTTTGTGACAACACTTCTATTTGGACAAATAACAGTAACCATTACTGTAATGCAAGATGTTTGCTCAATATGACTAAGGTGCAAAACATCTTTGCATTCCCGTCCCTCAAGTATGTATCTTGTCTAACTTGGCACATTGGCGTCTTTATTAAGTGCTATTATTGTCTTTTATCATCATAAATCTTTGATGCAGCTTGCTCGGCATGTCTAAGCTCTATATATTAGGGCCAAGCTGTATGTGAAAAGTGTACATTTCATGAGACTACCCATCTATTAACATGTGGCCGCTGTTTTGCTTAATCAACGTATTTGTCTTTGTGGGAATGATAGTAGATAGTAGGAAATGAATGAATTTAGCATCTTATTGTAATTTAGCATTTGAGATTTCTATTTTGCCGATATACTTTCATCTTAAAAAAACAAAGAGTATGAGAAAATCTATCATTTTTTTCACTCAGTTTTACATTTGACTCTTATCGGAAAACTGAAATACCAAAAGGCTGTCAGCTGAAGAGGATTTGGAATTGCTTGTTTAGTAACACTCAAAATATGTCAGCAGATGAGAAATCCCTCTGGACAAGGGTCAATTCTCTATGTTGTCTTCTTCAGAAGGATCCTATTACAGTTAATAAGAGTGAGAATTGTGTTGATGTTGCAGTTGGAGGAAAGAACTGATGAATTGATCAGTTTCTTTCCCGCAACAAAAAGTGGAAAGAAGGTTGAAGATTCTGAAGATTCTGCTGCAGTAGAGTATGAATCAAATGATCCAACTCGGTAAATGTCAAGAAAAGACTCGGTAGGCGATCTGTTGCTAAATCTTTCAAGAATTGCGTCATGACCTCAGTTTTTGTTCAATATCTACGACGATTCTGATTACTAAGCTAGATAGCTATCTGCTTGGTTTATTATTATCCTCAAGGATTGTGAAGTTATTACCCTTGCATATAGCAGGTGTAGTCCAAATAGCTACTATGTTCAGTTTAGAATTTGACATGCCCACAAAAAAATGTGTTGTTGGGCCCGTCCTTAGCACGAGCAATTCCTCACTAATTTCTAATATAAGTGTTGTAAGAAGGAAATTATTTACTAAACCTTTTGgaaattatttactaattttttagGGTAAGTGTTGGAAAACTAATTTAAAGTTATAGTAGAAAATCTTAATTATTTAGGATTCAGTATTTgctaatttatttaattaatgtcTAAATAAGATTTGTAGTCAGAATTAATATAGGAATAAGCTTTCctatttttagttaaaataagtgttgtactattataaatagaagtactaataacttattttatgtgaaaaggaaataaagaattgTAGAGATCAATAAGAGATTTATAGTAAGATATATTTCTTCATATTGATATCGGAGCTTCTACGATCTTGGGAGAGAACAAGTAGCTTCCGCTGTCGGCGGGCAGCGCTAGGCAATGTGTGCCGCCCGTCCGACCAAAAAATATGTTGGCAAAATCACAGAGAGTTGTCAACAAAATTAGATTATTCGGTGAAAAATTTCAAGACGGGttcaagaaaagaaagaaaacaagtttAAAGGGGTGCAAACAAATATTGCACAAGAGGAAAAAACTCTTCTCTAAAAGTTGGAGAGAGGTTTAAAAAAGTTGGAAGTTGATTACgtgcttcaacaaaattgagTGTTGGTACCAACAAGGATTGTGATGGAGTGGTAAGTACTACTTcatccttaaccagaggtctcgagtTTGAGTCCTGGGTATGGAGTCGCCTTTGTTAGGGAGCGCTTTACCCCTAAATGTGGGATTTCGCGATGCAAATCCGGATTAGTCGGGCCCCAATGTGAGTACCGGATACTGGgtgagaaataaaaaaatcaaaaaaattgagtgttggtgacaaagtgcatcaacgggTATTGAAGACAagtgcttcaacaaaattgggtgttgatgacaaagtgcatcaacagttggtgacaaagtgcatcaacgggAGTTGGAGACAGGTGTTTCAATAGAATCGGGTGTTGGTGTCAAAGTGCATCAACGGGAGTTGGAGACAGGTGCCTCAACAAAACTGGATGTTGGTGACAAAATACATCAACGAGGGTTTGAGACATGTGCTTCAACAGAAGTAGAATTTGGAGAAAAGTGTTCcaagacaacaatacaaacaagtCAGACATACAACTTTGAATTACGGGAgaatgttggaaaattaattcaaagttgtagtaggAAGCCTTAATTATTTAGGATTCGGTATTTGctaatttatttaattcatgtctaaatAGGATCTGTAGTCAGAATAAATATAGGAATAGACTTTCCTATTTCTAATTAAAATAGGTGTCGTACTATTATAAATATAGGTATTAATAACTTATTTTGTGTATGGAAAGATAAAGAATTGTAGAGAGCTTTCAgagattaataataaaatattttccttcagtAATTACTTCTTAAATCATTTTTCTCGTGTAATGTTTGGTGACATATGATATTTATAAAAGACAAATGATATGGTATAACGTATGGGAGTAATGTTTTAGCAGAGGCAAAGCTAAAATTTCAAGCTTATGGGTTTGGAATTCTAAGCATTTTAAATTACTGAAttctaaattattaaattgtaaaTAATTGTTGAGATGTATAATGTGTAGTGATTGTACATTGTGCTATTAAGTAGTAGGTTTCTAGAAGGTTAGTGAGAGT includes these proteins:
- the LOC107829100 gene encoding uncharacterized protein LOC107829100 isoform X5; translated protein: MFRDSAAYIGGLASEFLILHLGSNWFDKSSPINLPHSKVRHLKNSLLSGHYENSLINIGIEEDESLVLDSDFLVPMKVGGKN
- the LOC107829100 gene encoding uncharacterized protein LOC107829100 isoform X1, whose product is MFRDSAAYIGGLASEFLILHLGSNWFDKSSPINLPHSKVRHLKNSLLSGHYENSLINIGIEEDESLVLDSDFLVPMKGCQLKRIWNCLFSNTQNMSADEKSLWTRVNSLCCLLQKDPITVNKSENCVDVAVGGKN
- the LOC107829100 gene encoding uncharacterized protein LOC107829100 isoform X4, which codes for MFRDSAAYIGGLASEFLILHLGSNWFDKSSPINLPHSKVRHLKNSLLSGHYENSLINIGIEEDESLVLDSDFLVPMKACSACLSSIY
- the LOC107829100 gene encoding uncharacterized protein LOC107829100 isoform X3, which translates into the protein MFRDSAAYIGGLASEFLILHLGSNWFDKSSPINLPHSKVRHLKNSLLSGHYENSLINIGIEEDESLVLDSDFLVPMKVLHLTLIGKLKYQKAVS
- the LOC107829100 gene encoding uncharacterized protein LOC107829100 isoform X2, with protein sequence MFRDSAAYIGGLASEFLILHLGSNWFDKSSPINLPHSKVRHLKNSLLSEEDESLVLDSDFLVPMKGCQLKRIWNCLFSNTQNMSADEKSLWTRVNSLCCLLQKDPITVNKSENCVDVAVGGKN